One genomic region from Argentina anserina chromosome 2, drPotAnse1.1, whole genome shotgun sequence encodes:
- the LOC126784170 gene encoding glutathione S-transferase PARB-like translates to MGHMYANKLQEGEELIFWESWKQSLVANWIDVEDHFFEAPTLKLISMLSSKAEINGKCNGFDREIDELNKVMDVYEAQLGKSKYLTSDKFTVADVLHLPNMHTLIRFSVTKKLIDSRPRVSAWCSEILARSSWTKVLQMQQQKMIAQT, encoded by the coding sequence ATGGGTCACATGTATGCAAACAAGTTGCAAGAAGGAGAAGAGCTTATCTTCTGGGAGAGCTGGAAACAATCTTTGGTGGCTAATTGGATTGATGTGGAAGACCACTTCTTTGAAGCACCAACACTCAAGCTCATATCGATGTTAAGTAGTAAGGCGGAGATCAACGGCAAGTGTAATGGTTTCGATCGTGAAATAGATGAACTGAACAAAGTTATGGATGTGTACGAGGCCCAGCTGGGGAAATCCAAGTACCTGACAAGTGACAAGTTCACCGTTGCTGATGTTCTTCACCTCCCAAACATGCACACCCTTATAAGATTTTCCGTGACTAAAAAGCTCATAGATTCGCGTCCTCGTGTCAGTGCTTGGTGTTCTGAGATTCTTGCTCGCTCTTCATGGACCAAGGTGCTTCAGATGCAGCAGCAGAAGATGATTGCTCAAACCTAG